The proteins below come from a single Halostagnicola larsenii XH-48 genomic window:
- a CDS encoding phage major capsid protein, translating to MVSHYKTQRQLKSYWRQPGNPRLKGLLLAALDNTGFSASDVGRAWITNADERQRHLQSVDNTRHLAAPVSQGYSPAAHDGELGNTHEESVARTLARKEFNEDDQERFLSGDATMDKDQYIQRALLNDSVTELDVLFREELETTIIQGAQPRKIFRDAAFIHNATKRKGDIPRVTDESHADVIAQGAEIETGQDGFDTVSFDCQKVARGFEISDEIINESEPDVVEQLAREAGAAVENTINRFGLVNLVDGAGQSFDADVGGTTDASAVQALNGGATEVDMQDFGEANAAIVHPRFEKAIFDDTNVVYANRGGSTEPLQDRQMGSIMGMERWKGSHGTYNGADDTKTLSPDGSWNYQDTDDIGAVAYNRDLFALVLWDDMDLVTKDWEDPIRDLQGSNVRSYVDAVWRQEDGGATVTHSTA from the coding sequence ATGGTGTCACACTACAAAACGCAACGACAGCTGAAGTCGTACTGGCGACAGCCCGGCAACCCCCGACTCAAGGGGCTGCTACTCGCAGCGCTGGACAACACCGGTTTCTCCGCATCCGACGTCGGTCGGGCGTGGATCACCAACGCGGACGAACGGCAGCGACACCTGCAGAGTGTCGACAACACGCGTCACTTGGCTGCACCCGTCTCGCAGGGCTACTCGCCCGCCGCGCACGACGGCGAACTCGGCAACACGCACGAAGAGAGCGTCGCCCGGACGCTGGCCCGCAAGGAGTTCAACGAGGACGACCAGGAGCGGTTCCTCTCGGGCGACGCGACGATGGACAAGGATCAGTACATCCAGCGCGCACTGCTGAACGACAGCGTCACCGAGCTGGACGTCCTCTTCCGCGAGGAACTCGAGACGACGATCATCCAGGGCGCACAGCCACGGAAGATCTTCCGCGACGCGGCGTTCATCCACAACGCCACCAAGCGCAAGGGAGACATCCCGCGGGTCACTGACGAGAGCCACGCGGACGTCATCGCGCAGGGCGCGGAGATCGAGACCGGACAGGACGGCTTCGACACGGTCAGCTTCGACTGCCAAAAGGTCGCTCGAGGCTTCGAGATCTCCGACGAGATCATCAACGAGTCCGAACCGGACGTCGTCGAGCAGCTCGCTCGCGAGGCCGGCGCGGCAGTCGAGAATACGATCAACCGCTTCGGTCTCGTCAACCTCGTCGACGGCGCTGGACAGTCCTTCGACGCTGATGTCGGCGGGACGACCGACGCGTCTGCAGTCCAGGCGCTCAACGGCGGGGCGACCGAGGTCGACATGCAGGACTTCGGCGAGGCCAACGCGGCGATCGTTCACCCACGGTTCGAGAAGGCGATCTTCGACGACACGAACGTCGTCTACGCCAACCGTGGCGGATCGACCGAGCCGCTGCAGGACCGACAGATGGGGTCCATCATGGGGATGGAGCGCTGGAAGGGGTCGCACGGCACCTACAACGGAGCCGACGACACGAAGACCCTCAGTCCCGATGGCTCCTGGAACTACCAGGATACGGACGACATCGGCGCGGTGGCCTACAATCGAGATCTGTTCGCGCTCGTCCTCTGGGACGACATGGATCTCGTCACGAAGGACTGGGAGGACCCGATCCGCGATCTCCAGGGATCGAACGTGAGGTCTTATGTTGACGCGGTCTGGCGGCAGGAAGACGGCGGCGCGACGGTCACGCACTCGACGGCGTAG
- a CDS encoding metallophosphoesterase family protein translates to MVKIGLLADTHIADSRRTENGVSKSNDAVSRLNSENVDWNVHLGDIRPLGPTTSDINWGNWATDNKYYKSDFEVAQNQVLSNLNGDLRIIARGNHDRPLDIYREYFPRDEYPRYGSFEEDGVRHVWLDTHPYQGHHELHQVGAMVSPDQISFLHRLMDDDPDIPTFVYAHAPLAAFDYGDLSAEDWYTDYREYFYCSNAPHVQNVLERGNVVMVNNGHLFNDEGRGSTTVNGVEYVLSRHLVHNSDTNYTGDVRWLDIDTTNNEATCYYYDVGADSSGTITTATW, encoded by the coding sequence ATGGTGAAAATAGGATTGCTCGCCGACACTCATATCGCGGATAGTCGGCGGACGGAGAACGGAGTAAGCAAATCAAATGATGCGGTCAGCAGACTAAATTCCGAGAACGTGGACTGGAACGTTCATCTCGGAGATATTCGGCCACTCGGTCCAACAACCTCTGACATCAACTGGGGCAACTGGGCAACAGATAACAAATATTACAAAAGTGACTTTGAGGTGGCTCAAAATCAAGTCCTTAGCAACCTCAACGGTGACTTGAGAATCATCGCACGCGGTAACCACGATCGACCGCTTGACATCTACCGTGAGTATTTCCCGCGGGACGAGTATCCACGCTATGGGAGTTTTGAGGAAGATGGAGTTAGGCATGTTTGGCTTGATACCCACCCCTATCAGGGCCATCATGAACTCCATCAAGTGGGGGCGATGGTGTCGCCGGACCAAATATCATTCCTGCACCGGTTGATGGACGACGACCCCGATATCCCGACATTCGTCTACGCACACGCCCCACTTGCTGCGTTTGACTATGGCGACCTCTCCGCAGAGGATTGGTACACCGACTACCGAGAGTACTTCTATTGTTCGAATGCGCCACACGTTCAGAATGTCCTCGAGCGCGGAAACGTCGTGATGGTCAATAACGGCCATCTGTTTAATGATGAGGGGCGCGGATCAACGACCGTCAATGGAGTCGAATACGTCCTATCACGCCATCTCGTCCATAACAGCGATACGAACTATACTGGGGACGTGCGATGGCTCGACATTGACACAACAAACAATGAGGCAACATGTTATTACTACGATGTCGGGGCTGACTCGTCGGGGACGATCACGACCGCCACGTGGTAG